The Candidatus Nitronereus thalassa genome includes the window AAGCTCCCGCGGAATCGAGGCACAGTTGACTTTCACGAGGGGCTTGTCCTTGCGCAGGCTACGTCCATGAATTTCTCGGGCCACGAGTTCTTTCCCCGTTCCGGATTCTCCGAGAATCAACACGCTGGCATCGGTAGGCGCGACGAGTTCGATTTGACGCAGCACGGCACGCAACGCCGGGCTTTGCCCCACGATGTCGCCAAACGCCTGCGCCTCTAACACCTCTTCCCGCAAAAACGTATTTTCTAATTTGAGTTGTTCTTGCAACCGCTCGATTTCATCGAACGCATTCGCATTGACGATAGCCACGGCCACATGATCGGCAATCATTCGCAACCACCCCGGTGCATCTTCCGCGATGGGCGCACGTGTAAAAACTCCCAACACCCCCAAGATCTCTCCTTGATACATAATGGGTTGGCCGTGAAACCCATGAATGCTTTCTTGCTTGGCCCAATCCTGCCTGGCGATCCAGGTCGTGTCATCGTCCACTTCATTGATAATGACCGGTTCTCCCGTTTTTCCAATGCGGCCAACCTTACACGCGCCAATGGGAAACCGACGAAAATTCCCATTCAATCGATTCCATTCTTCATTGGGATTCACCACCGAGTTGCCGGCACTCGCCACTAAGTGCAAACAGGTCGTTTGATCGGCACAGTCTTCCCGCATGCGACAGGTTCCACAAATATCACCCGGTCGCTTGAGCCAAACACGCACCAGGGCCACATCGTCCCGCGACGCCATGCGCGTCACGATGAGTTGTAAGAGATCGTCAAGCGATCGCTGCTGCGCAATATCCAACACCAAACATTTAAAGGATGCGAATTCCGTCGGACAGATTTTCTCGGGTTTCATATTCTTTTCTCCAATATCGCTGCGGGCGTATCCAATAGTTCCTTCCACGAAGTTTCGTGGATTATACCTGACACCTCATCAACAACGGAAATTCGTTCTGTTCCCATGACGCATAAAACGTAAAAAGTATAAATATTTCAATATGTTTCGATCAAAATTTCTCTGGCACGCGAATTGGAATAGAAAGCACACAACGATAAAAATTTCCATCAAAAGGAGAAATCATGATGAGTAGATTGCCAACCATTCAACCCGAGCTCGCCACCGGCCAGACCAAACAGTTGCTGCAAGGAGTACAGAAAAAACTGGGCTTCGCGCCCAACGTTATGCGGACCATGGCAAACTCGCCAGCCGTCCTCCAAGCCTATCTCAATTTTTCTCAAGCGCTTGGCAAAGGTGACCTTTCCCCAAAGCTTCGCGAGCAAATAGCGTTGGTCGTGGCACAAGACAATCAATGCGAATACTGCCTCGCCGCCCACTCCGCCATTGGACGTACCGTAGGCTTGAGCGAAGAAGCCATTCGGGATAGCCGCAAGGGAGAGTCACCGGATACGAAGGACGCCGCCATTTTAGAATTTGCAAGTGCGCTGGTCGTGAATCGCGGGTGGGTTACTGATGCGGAACTTTGCACCCTTCGGAAAGCCGGTGTGACCGATGCGGAGATCGCCGAAATTATCGCGAATGTCGCGCTAACCATCTTCACCAATTATTTCAACCACGTGGCCCAAACCAAAATCGACTTCCCTGAAGTCGAAGAACTCGCGGTCGCGTAATCCTTTCACCCAAC containing:
- a CDS encoding sigma-54-dependent Fis family transcriptional regulator, producing the protein MKPEKICPTEFASFKCLVLDIAQQRSLDDLLQLIVTRMASRDDVALVRVWLKRPGDICGTCRMREDCADQTTCLHLVASAGNSVVNPNEEWNRLNGNFRRFPIGACKVGRIGKTGEPVIINEVDDDTTWIARQDWAKQESIHGFHGQPIMYQGEILGVLGVFTRAPIAEDAPGWLRMIADHVAVAIVNANAFDEIERLQEQLKLENTFLREEVLEAQAFGDIVGQSPALRAVLRQIELVAPTDASVLILGESGTGKELVAREIHGRSLRKDKPLVKVNCASIPRELYESEFFGHVKGSFTGALRDRAGRFEVADGGTLFLDEVGEIPLELQSKLLRVLQENEYERVGDERTRKADVRVVAATNRDLKKEVEAGRFRQDLYYRLNVFPLEVAPLRERKEDIPLLATNFLELTSKKMNCSNPPRLTQAHVIELQKYDWPGNIRELQNVIERAVITSRCSTLQFGLPTVSDSVRSSLLGRKKSVSPGQAEIMTEDEMRDFERENLRKALEKVNWKVYGDDGAATLLRIKPTTLVSRMQKMGLEKPN
- a CDS encoding carboxymuconolactone decarboxylase family protein, producing the protein MSRLPTIQPELATGQTKQLLQGVQKKLGFAPNVMRTMANSPAVLQAYLNFSQALGKGDLSPKLREQIALVVAQDNQCEYCLAAHSAIGRTVGLSEEAIRDSRKGESPDTKDAAILEFASALVVNRGWVTDAELCTLRKAGVTDAEIAEIIANVALTIFTNYFNHVAQTKIDFPEVEELAVA